The DNA sequence AAGTTTAACCGCATTTTTTGAACAACAGGATATGCAAAAATTGATCACTGATTTGATTGAAACCATCGGACACAGACAGATCGAAGAGATGCGTTTAAAACATATTGCCGAAGTCGCAAGCCGTTATGTCAATCGCATCCAGACGGATCTTCATATGGCGCTCGTTGAATTAATGCAAAGCGCATCGCCCTTTTTAAGCCCAACCGGACAACCTACGCTTGGCCTTGTTCGCCATGAGGATTTCCCCCGGTTTTTTGAGGAGTTTCCATGTCACAAGAAAGGATAAAAAGACTCTCTCTCTCCTTAGCTCAAGCGAAGCTCGATGCGTTTGTCGTTACCGATGAGACCCATCTCTTTTATTTAACCGGGGTTTCCCTCTCAAACGGGTATCTCCTCATAACGCCCAAAAAGCATGTCCTATATCTTGCCGAAATGTCGATTCCCGAATGTGACGGAGTTGAGTGGCTTAACGTCCAAAAAATGAAAAAAGGGATTTTTCATTTTTCTACGCCCAAGAAAATAAGGCTTGGATTCGATCCTGATATGATCACACATTCAGCCTATCTGGAATTAAAAAAACAGTGTGCAGAATCGGGCTGTATTCGACTTGTTCCTTCATCGTTATTGCAAGAAATGCGCATAATCAAGACCATTGATGAATGGCAATTACTCAATCAAGCGGCAACCATTGTTTATGATTCCTATGAGCATTTGAAACGGTGGATCAAAGAGGGAATGAGTGAAATTGACATTGCAAGGGAGTTTGAGAGGGTTTTGCGAGAAAAGGGGGGAGAAGAGCACTCTTTTAGCCCCATCGTAGCGATCAATGAACATGCTGCCATTCCCCATCACCGTCCCAAAGAGAGAAGGTTGAAGAGAGATGAACCGCTTCTTCTCGATCTCGGAGTTAAATACCGGGGCTATTGTAGCGATATGACACGGATGATTTGTCTGGATACAATGCCCTCAAAGATCGCCGAACTCTACCGCATTGCAAAGCAGGCGCATGATGAGGCGCTGAAAGCGTGCACAGTAGGAACTCCGATTGCCGATATAGACCGCGCTGCCCGCGACGTCATTCGCCATTATGGCTATGATAAACAATTTATCCACTCCCTTGGTCACGGTATTGGCTTGTGGGTTCATGAGACTCCCTTTCTAAGACCCAAAAAATCGAGCGCAGGTGTGCTCAAAGAGGGGATGGTATTCACGATAGAGCCGGGGATTTATTTACCCAATATTGGCGGCGTGCGCTATGAGAACATGGTTTATATGGATCATGAAAAAGCGCATCTTTTTTTTCCGGTATAGACAAATGTTGATATCCGTGATAATCAGAGGGGAAATA is a window from the Simkaniaceae bacterium genome containing:
- a CDS encoding aminopeptidase P family protein — protein: MSQERIKRLSLSLAQAKLDAFVVTDETHLFYLTGVSLSNGYLLITPKKHVLYLAEMSIPECDGVEWLNVQKMKKGIFHFSTPKKIRLGFDPDMITHSAYLELKKQCAESGCIRLVPSSLLQEMRIIKTIDEWQLLNQAATIVYDSYEHLKRWIKEGMSEIDIAREFERVLREKGGEEHSFSPIVAINEHAAIPHHRPKERRLKRDEPLLLDLGVKYRGYCSDMTRMICLDTMPSKIAELYRIAKQAHDEALKACTVGTPIADIDRAARDVIRHYGYDKQFIHSLGHGIGLWVHETPFLRPKKSSAGVLKEGMVFTIEPGIYLPNIGGVRYENMVYMDHEKAHLFFPV